The Gossypium hirsutum isolate 1008001.06 chromosome A13, Gossypium_hirsutum_v2.1, whole genome shotgun sequence nucleotide sequence AATGTACCCTTAAACTTTTGCTCGGGAGTACAGTCTATATCATTCATGATCCTCTCAGTAGCCTTCAACAAAAACTCGGCCACAATAGGGGCAACTCCAGTGACACCTTTAAACAACTCAGCATCTTTATATTGGAGTCACTCAGTTATTGACCTACGGCCCCCAAATCCAGAATGGggtccagcgaccctctctaataCCCTCAatatggcttgggacagtgcgtcgtccctagTCGAACGGCTttaagacccagtctcagtagcaggaGAAACTGGTATCTTACTTGTGTCTAAATTTGGCATACTGCCCAGagaggaagactcagctcgagcctcACTACAGCCTCTAGCACGGCTACGGATACCACAAGCACTCATTGtgtatttcaaattttatctacattgtagaattttatgcatcagttccagtatttattaacagatattttatgcgtAAATAATCAGAAGTTCAAAAGTATTTTAGATATTTTAGTCTCTAACTATCTCAACATAGTTTTCAGAAAGTACTAACTACCGTGTTTtcagaaatttttatttaagtttagaAATACTTATAGGATCAGCGTCGGAGATTTAGTGTACCACATATTTctcaaattatacaaaattatttaaaaatcaattcttTTTGGAACActattttggaacccaaaattctcagcccgagttttgcaacctggctttgataccactaaatgtaacaccccaaatctggcctaaacgttatggccgaatctaaaAATGTTACAAATAATGGGTTTTAAAAACTAAGTTACTTCCACATTCAACTTATTATAACTCATATTCATTCATGATTATTACTGAAAACGTCATTTAATTGATTCATTTTCCAAAACATAATGTATACCAGAAGTCTTAAAACCATTATATTTTAGAAATACAGTTTGTGTTTTCAAAAAacctttgttttaaaataaaatcatgttTTTAGATAACCGTCGCAAATAAAGTATAAAATGAAAAATCTAAATcccaaaaattaaaccaaacagTTTGGAGAGTCCCAATGATTACAAACACtcaaataaaaccaaaactaTAAATAAAAACCATGTATTACTAAGTAAAACAGTTCTCGATCAAGTGGTCGCTGTTGAGCCTCCGTCGCATTGACCCATCTAAGTATGTGGATTATCTAAACAGAATAGACAAATGGATGTGAGTTTACCTAAACTTAGTGTATAATCCAACAGAAATAAACATGCTATACATACAGAAATCACATACACAGTCAGGTTCAAATTCAGACTCGGATTCGGACCTAAGTCCTTTACAGATTTAGATAATAGAAACAGATATGTAGAACAGATATACtgagtcctacccccatcctttacACCCCAACTCTGACCGTCCCAACACAttatgtggggttaaaaacacccacccatccctacacaccatatcgtgccgttacgacacatatcagataatatgcagccaagctgccaaaATATAGGCGATGATCGCCatacagaatacttcctccacatatataaATCCCACTCCAATCAGATATACATAATCAAAATTACCATGCTTACATGCtcatattcaaatataaaaaatatatatatcagccTAATTAGACATGCATAACAGTGTCTTACTCAGAGCAGAACGTCAGACCACCATATCacatagttttagggtttggttagcctttACTGACCATACAATAGGCCCAAAGTCAATCGGaacgacccgtgcaaccctaggaaaaattttaaaattatgggcccacatgcccgtacgagctcacacgctcgtgtggcccacatgacctGGCTCAAtactcacacacccgtgtggcctacacaaCCTGGCCTAATACCCATacacccaacttggcctagcccgtgtggcccacacgaccacaCCCACAttatcacacgaccgtgtcttacGCACGACCATGCCCTCATcaaacacacggtcgtgtctcgcacacggccaccCAAACAGGCGGCCACACTCCCATGTGGCATCGAAAGTAGACATTTTTGGCTTTCGCTGAAACCTCATTTTCCATAAATTGGGAACACACCTGTTTCAATTTTGATGCGAGCACACACCTGAGATCACCAGAATCTAAAACCGACAAACCAAACTCCAAAATCATTCATAATTCATGATTAAACCAAAACTACCAAAATCAAAAATAGTCCAATTCAAACGTTCATCACTTACCCCAACACTTCGAACGATTTCAACTACGATTTCGCAAGAGAAGAGCCCCATTCTTCGCGATTCGTTGCTGTCAAAACACGAGTTCAACATCAACAAAAAGTTCAACACTCTATAAACGAATTAAAGAAAGACTCCCTACTCGAGCAAAACATACTACCCTTACTTACCAAACGTATAACCACAATGATACGAAACATCGCAATATTGAAgaacaatttttattaaaacgaaaaagaaaaatgagaaaacttctgttgaaaagaaaaggggaaaaataaCAGAGGAGGAAAAAAAGGAAACGTCAGTTTTTTTCCAAGAAGGGAGAGATTTTTGGGAAAACAAATTTTACCCAAATCTCACTACATCCACATCCATAATCACCCAATAACTCAGAATCCCACTACCACTGAACTTCTAACCACCACCGaagcaaaaaaatatatattaacgaCATTCACGCAAGGActcaaacacaaaattttcaacacactaactccttaccactcgaatcaataggctcattctgatatggacTAACAGACAATTTAATATAAGCTcactcaacaagggtaaggcttgaattagaaaaataacaaaatttgacaaatgtgaggcttgaacccaagacctcacacacactcctaaaatatttaatcactaaaataaatacacatttgtgttaaatatttacagaattagaaataaattattcaaagaGTTACAAAGGGTATAAAGACCTCTATAGTACTTTTACCTTTACTAACAACATTAAAGTAATTTTAAAtagagataataataataataataatgtttaaatCTTGGAGTTCTAAACAATTCCTGTCCTCTATCTCTAACAAAATAATGAGCTTGAGTttagttttaatttcattttatatatttatctagATTAAAAAAAGATTACTTAAATAATCAactttttcgttttttttttttacgaagTCTGAATAGTTGACAATGATTTACATCGCTATATTATTTTCGCTGTGAATTAAGATATCAAAGAATAAAATGTTGAATATTTGGTATCTTACCCTATGTTATACACCAGTTAAGGAGATAATTGATTATTCAATTTAGGACAGTCCTCTCGAGCCTTTTGATCTATCGTTGTCAATGTCATTAATGTTGGGATGAAGTGTAAAATTTATACTGGACACAGATAAAAGCATTCAGGTTTTAAACATGTTAcaagtgattttgagtttaggTATTTGGAtccaattattttaaatttgagttcAAGTAAACTTAACTTCATTATATTTTTTACTTCTGGCGGCTTTGAAATTTaactaaattctaatttttagATGTCAAAGTAGATTTTTCTTTCTATCAtttttgaattaaacaattattttaaagaaaactttgaaattaaataaaaataaataaacaaccgGGGCCAACCCTTCTACCTGTCCCTTGGTTACACGTCTCTAAGCTAGCTGTATGCTCCCTTGGAATCTAAATTCTATAAATTGGTGAATCAATTTCCACCACTTAACAATCACAGATTCTTCTTCTATATTCCCTTTGGcaaaatacaaatattaatattagGAATGGCTGATTGCCGGGAGAAGATGGGGTTGAAGAAAGGGCCATGGACTCCAGATGAAGACCAGAAGCTCTTAGCTTATTTTGAAGAACATGGGCTGGGGAATTGGCGTACCTTGCCTGAAAAAGCTGGTGACTAtccatcatcttttttttccattttagtatTCTGCAAATACGCATTCTTTCTATACGTTTTGCTGGTCTACTTTATAACTGACCAAAATGCTTCTTCTTTTtatctcaaataataataataaataaataaataagggctTCAAAGATGTGGAAAGAGCTGCAGACTGAGGTGGATCAATTACCTCAGACCTGATCTCAAGAGGGGAAAGTTCAGTTTACAAGAAGAACAAACCATCATCCAACTCCATGCTTTTCTTGGAAACAGGTCTTAAGATGCCACTTCTCCACTTCTCTCCCTAAACCATCAAATCTTGTAAATACcctttaattaaaacaaattcaaCAGTATGGTGGAATCAATCAAATCTGGGTTTTAAGGATTTCAAAGAATAACAATGGAGTGAAACAAGATAGACCCACAGTTGTTATATTCTATTCCACTCTACTATGAAGGTGTAATTTTGAAAACTCTTATATATTTCCATGGATGTTGGAACATCTATCTTTAttgttcaaaaagaaatatatccTTGAGACTTGCccaatcattttaaattttttgaactaattttttattagtttcaattattattaaatcgagttaagtTCAAATTTATGTGCATGTCTAAATCAAGTACATTATAGTTTATATTATATTTGGGTATTTCAGCTTCAAGCCATTCGTGtaatttttattcattatttacatataaattgttgaactataaatttttaaattagatatTTAACTGAAAATTTTAACAGTATTTTTCAATTATACTAATTTCTTAATTTTCACAAACTAAAAGGACTAGcttattaattttcataaaatagaccATAAAATATCCAATAAAACCAAAAGAGAAGAAATATAAATGCATTAAGAAAACCTGAAAAAGAGGAACTGGACAacagaaataataaatttatgtgaTGAGGCAGCTCTGAATGAAATTGACAAATATTCTAATTTTCTTTACGGGTTTTCCCTttattaaatcattcaaaatataaaaaaaaattgacaaaaaattgaaAACGGTTTTACGTAAAACTAAAAACGGATTAATTTTTTTCAACGGATTAAAAAAAtggattaataataatttttcaattaaattataagaaaaaaaactaaatacaaCCTTGAGAtactttttatttaagaaaaaaatatttatttacataaatAAGGTTATAATTTGTAGGATAAACTATTTATCGATCACTTTAAATAGAAAATTGTTCTTATTTGAGTTTCAAAAATTTTTCAAATGAAtatattattaatcttttataactatttaaaggtgaaatgattaatttaattaattttctttttaagtgacgagatttttaaaaaacattaaagtaattaaaataaaaaatgtcttATTTAAAGTCACTAATTACcgtattttataattaaagagaATCTATCAAACTCTTTGCATAGACACATGTTTTTATGCTGGTGGTGGACAGTTTCTGGTGTGCATTTACAACGGTCTGGCCCCTCTTTGTCTTTCAAAATTACTGTAAAaaggatattttaaattttggttaattttgttagttttccaaaatttaaaatttagttattatatttttatttttaagaatttattttttattttaaaattttaaaattcatatttaattaataatactgttaaatattattttattaaatttaaaatttttaattatgtaactATTAAGTAAgtgtttttatttcaaaatattacaccaataaatattttaatattattgcactACAGCATTTGTCTTATATATTTATATCGGTCGTTCAAGAAGGAAATTTTAATGTCTTCTGTCGAAGGAAAAAGAGAGTTTTAATGTCGTCTTTCACTGAGACTTGTGGCGAAATTTTTATGGCTTCAATTCACACGCGAGGGACGTAGGGAAGGGG carries:
- the LOC107894873 gene encoding transcription factor MYB16, producing MADCREKMGLKKGPWTPDEDQKLLAYFEEHGLGNWRTLPEKAGLQRCGKSCRLRWINYLRPDLKRGKFSLQEEQTIIQLHAFLGNRS